One window of the Pelmatolapia mariae isolate MD_Pm_ZW linkage group LG15, Pm_UMD_F_2, whole genome shotgun sequence genome contains the following:
- the vgll2a gene encoding transcription cofactor vestigial-like protein 2a has protein sequence MSCLDVMYQVFGPQPYFSSYSPYHHQKLALYSKMQDHQDSGSRLGPPAIKEEDKELPPGAEYLSSRCVLFTYFQGDISAVVDEHFSRALSQTSAYPASSSHKAVRDGSFPMSQRSFPPSFWNSSYQPSVSSTLGSALSAPHTELSFPGDPYSSASLHSHLHQPSPDAWHPSHHHHHHHHHPYSLGGAISTQSSAYPRPGVHEMYGTAFDPRYGSLLVPSVRSHHRLTSGSSVPGPSGSPCDLGGKGESGTGSAWSGAFTGAGTEIGLNMDTGLPAQDKSKDLYWF, from the exons ATGAGCTGCCTGGATGTGATGTACCAAGTGTTTGGTCCTCAGCCTTATTTCAGCTCCTACAGCCCCTATCACCACCAG AAGTTGGCCTTGTATTCCAAAATGCAAGACCACCAGGACAGCGGAAGCCGGCTTGGCCCCCCGGCGATCAAAGAGGAGGACAAGGAGCTGCCGCCCGGTGCCGAGTACCTGAGTTCCCGCTGTGTCCTCTTCACTTACTTCCAGGGCGATATCAGCGCGGTGGTGGATGAACACTTCAGCCGAGCTCTCAGCCAGACGAGTGCATACCCCGCGTCGAGCAGCCACAAGGCCGTAAGAG ATGGATCCTTTCCTATGAGCCAGAGAAGTTTCCCTCCGTCTTTCTGGAACAGTTCCTACCAGCCGTCAGTCTCCTCCACACTGGGCAGCGCTCTGTCTGCTCCCCACACAGAGCTCTCCTTTCCAGGTGACCCTTACTCCTCTGCCTCCCTGCACAGCCACCTCCACCAGCCCAGCCCCGATGCCTGGCACCcatcccaccaccaccaccatcaccaccatcatccTTACTCGCTAGGAGGTGCTATAAGCACCCAGAGCTCAGCTTACCCACGTCCAGGTGTTCACGAGATGTACGGCACAGCGTTCGACCCACGCTACGGCTCGCTGCTGGTGCCGTCAGTGAGGTCGCACCACCGCCTGACATCCGGCAGCTCGGTACCGGGGCCCAGTGGCTCTCCCTGTGACCTCGGGGGTAAAGGGGAATCGGGGACGGGGTCGGCCTGGAGCGGTGCCTTCACGGGGGCAGGAACAGAGATTGGACTGAACATGGACACAG GTCTGCCGGCACAGGATAAGAGCAAGGATTTGTATTGGTTTTAG